In the genome of Leptospira tipperaryensis, one region contains:
- a CDS encoding MotA/TolQ/ExbB proton channel family protein yields the protein MDVLFAKGEWITVLILVVSFINLGLFLRVWTYLPILKRRILFRLQDETQLGNQERSNSYRRSILDDPEEFFMEEFFVPEAMTAWIRNLAGIATMLGLLGTVIGISVAFEEMKNAGTVSLEIFSEGIRLALNTTIQGLCVAIPSILGFQYLKMILHKTEIEIKHSIQNGTEERFE from the coding sequence GTGGACGTTTTGTTTGCAAAGGGTGAATGGATCACCGTTCTCATCTTGGTTGTGAGCTTTATCAATCTCGGACTCTTTTTAAGAGTTTGGACTTATCTTCCCATTCTCAAAAGAAGAATTTTGTTTCGTCTCCAAGATGAAACTCAACTCGGAAACCAAGAACGTTCCAATTCTTATCGCAGATCGATTCTCGACGATCCCGAAGAATTTTTTATGGAAGAATTTTTCGTCCCCGAAGCGATGACGGCTTGGATTCGAAATCTCGCGGGAATCGCAACGATGCTCGGTCTTCTCGGAACCGTCATCGGAATTTCAGTAGCCTTTGAAGAGATGAAAAACGCAGGCACCGTCAGTCTCGAAATTTTTTCCGAAGGAATTCGTCTCGCCCTCAACACGACCATTCAAGGACTCTGCGTCGCCATTCCTTCCATCTTAGGTTTTCAATATCTAAAAATGATTTTACACAAAACGGAAATTGAAATCAAACATTCCATACAAAACGGGACGGAAGAACGTTTCGAATGA
- a CDS encoding ExbD/TolR family protein — translation MKGGTKKRKSLLEGEDSPLDMTSMLDVVFILLIFAMVAMSFQKEVHSLPVQLPKSNAEAGGVSSKKEIFLLKDGNLRYEGKEFSEKEWKLIVSKGEFKEVVLWIYGDEEADYGRFVFVVDSLKNAGLKELHLAVKKE, via the coding sequence ATGAAGGGTGGAACTAAAAAAAGAAAAAGCCTTCTCGAAGGAGAGGATTCTCCACTCGACATGACGAGTATGTTGGACGTGGTCTTTATTCTTCTCATCTTCGCGATGGTCGCGATGAGTTTTCAAAAAGAAGTTCATTCTCTTCCCGTTCAACTTCCAAAGTCAAACGCGGAGGCCGGCGGAGTCAGTTCTAAAAAAGAAATTTTTCTTTTGAAGGACGGAAACCTTCGTTACGAAGGAAAAGAATTTTCCGAGAAAGAATGGAAACTAATCGTTTCGAAAGGAGAATTCAAAGAAGTTGTGCTTTGGATCTACGGAGACGAGGAAGCCGATTACGGAAGATTTGTCTTTGTCGTCGATAGTCTAAAAAACGCGGGGCTAAAAGAATTACACTTAGCGGTCAAAAAGGAATGA
- a CDS encoding nucleotide pyrophosphohydrolase: protein MKENELSLNEAQAKVDEWIQNFGVRYFSELTNLAILMEEVGEFSRLMARKYGDQSFKKGEDPNGISKEMGDILFVLICLANQMGISLEETLKATLQKNTERDKDRHKENPKLQS, encoded by the coding sequence TTGAAAGAAAACGAACTTTCTCTCAACGAAGCGCAGGCAAAGGTCGACGAGTGGATTCAGAATTTCGGAGTTCGCTATTTTTCCGAACTTACAAACCTTGCGATCTTGATGGAAGAAGTCGGAGAATTCTCCAGACTCATGGCGAGAAAATACGGGGATCAGTCTTTTAAAAAGGGCGAAGATCCGAACGGAATTTCAAAAGAGATGGGGGATATTCTTTTTGTTTTGATCTGTCTCGCCAATCAGATGGGAATTTCTTTGGAAGAAACGCTCAAAGCCACCTTACAGAAAAATACGGAAAGAGACAAGGATCGTCACAAAGAAAATCCGAAACTTCAGTCTTAG
- a CDS encoding DUF1574 domain-containing protein: MSEQKPKTVLPFLHNKLLWIPLAFFAFAFSLDRFLSSDLIRPYTEAGAEYYFYEMKDRVLSALVKQKQSAKPEEKTLIFFGTSHMGEFSLETIRKKRKDLIVYNFSAPSAPFSYHNYNLEKILSAGIKPDYAILEFYPDSMTDFCNRYPLRYSYDLPYFLRYANEFSTNDWDTFLRSRVFRTTVFPPRFKEAMQRIKDPASREMMLAIKNLLMNESDKFNGGIPNVLLANTPPEKLEEEAAKYYNDIYRYIKISNVQKRFLFHFLETAEKNGIKVILWSPLLYSGLESRVKSAEFYPSWEKIRKETLEFKNVSPLDMNDFREQVKCQKFIDPHHLSGGCYPEPTEILIDRLETKL; encoded by the coding sequence ATGAGTGAACAAAAACCCAAAACCGTCCTTCCTTTTCTGCACAACAAACTGTTATGGATTCCTCTCGCCTTCTTCGCGTTCGCCTTTTCCTTGGATCGATTTCTTTCCTCGGATCTAATTCGACCTTATACCGAAGCGGGAGCCGAATATTACTTTTATGAAATGAAAGACCGAGTTCTTAGCGCTTTGGTCAAACAAAAACAATCGGCAAAACCGGAAGAAAAAACTCTCATCTTTTTCGGGACTTCTCACATGGGAGAGTTTTCGTTGGAGACGATCCGCAAAAAAAGAAAGGATCTGATCGTTTATAATTTCTCCGCACCCTCCGCTCCTTTTTCGTATCATAACTACAATCTGGAAAAGATTTTATCCGCCGGGATCAAACCCGACTACGCAATCTTAGAATTTTATCCGGATTCGATGACCGATTTTTGCAATCGATATCCATTACGATATTCTTATGATCTTCCCTACTTCCTGCGTTATGCGAACGAGTTTTCCACGAACGACTGGGACACTTTTTTAAGATCGAGAGTTTTTAGAACCACGGTATTTCCTCCTCGTTTTAAGGAAGCGATGCAGAGAATCAAGGATCCAGCTTCCAGAGAAATGATGCTCGCGATCAAAAATCTTTTGATGAACGAATCCGATAAGTTTAACGGAGGAATTCCAAACGTATTGTTGGCGAACACTCCTCCTGAAAAACTCGAAGAAGAAGCCGCGAAATACTACAACGATATCTACCGATATATCAAAATTTCAAACGTACAAAAACGATTCTTATTTCATTTTTTGGAAACCGCAGAAAAGAACGGAATCAAAGTGATTCTCTGGTCTCCGCTTTTATATTCCGGTTTGGAATCCCGTGTCAAGTCCGCGGAATTCTATCCTTCCTGGGAAAAAATCCGCAAAGAAACATTAGAATTTAAGAATGTTTCTCCTCTGGATATGAACGATTTCCGCGAACAAGTGAAATGTCAGAAGTTTATCGATCCTCATCATTTGAGCGGAGGATGTTATCCCGAGCCGACTGAAATTCTAATCGATCGCCTGGAAACAAAACTTTGA
- a CDS encoding MBOAT family O-acyltransferase, whose product MIFTSTLFLLFFLIVYLFYWAYNGRKYREWVIVIASLVFYATWSVPFLVHLLAILYINYLAVRSLFKNKSLAVLRAIVILDLINLAVFKYFYFFTENFYAWTHWGFLDQKTFGFQIILPLAISFYTFQIIAFVVDVYRGKIAEDTGFFRFVLFILFFPQLVAGPIMRHQDFFPILDKVRIKPSFVYAGLYLLGLGIAKKILVADNIASLVDPVFRNPSEYDNYSLFLAVQGFTWQVYCDFSGYTDIARGCAFLMGFNIPVNFRAPFFSQNIQDLWRRWHITLATWLRDYIYIPLGGSRTSEPRVYLNLIATFTLGGFWHGASWTYVIWGFWHGVCLVLDRLMDKLGIPKLPEKGLFWFVVRASFIYSIFVIGAIFFRSQNLGDTWYILKNGLLWISEPAKHVLRTDLVAPFLIGGFLLHTLEYFEKTPRFYYRYKKTIVTVFLIILVLLLSNYAGKGQDFIYFQF is encoded by the coding sequence ATGATCTTTACTTCCACCCTCTTCCTTCTTTTCTTTTTAATCGTTTATCTCTTTTACTGGGCTTACAACGGAAGAAAATACAGAGAATGGGTGATCGTGATCGCTTCTCTCGTGTTTTATGCAACTTGGAGCGTTCCCTTTCTCGTCCATCTATTAGCGATTCTTTATATAAATTATCTCGCGGTTCGAAGTCTTTTTAAAAACAAAAGCCTCGCCGTTTTGCGCGCGATCGTCATTCTTGATTTGATCAACCTCGCGGTTTTTAAATACTTCTATTTCTTTACCGAAAATTTTTACGCTTGGACACATTGGGGATTTTTAGATCAGAAGACCTTCGGTTTTCAGATCATCCTTCCTCTCGCGATCAGTTTTTATACGTTTCAGATCATCGCCTTTGTCGTAGACGTCTATCGCGGAAAAATCGCCGAAGACACCGGATTCTTTCGATTTGTTTTGTTTATCCTATTCTTCCCTCAGTTGGTCGCCGGTCCGATCATGAGACATCAGGATTTTTTTCCGATCTTAGATAAGGTAAGAATCAAACCTTCTTTTGTCTATGCGGGACTTTATCTTTTAGGACTCGGAATCGCGAAGAAAATTCTGGTCGCGGATAATATCGCTTCCTTGGTGGATCCTGTTTTTCGAAATCCGTCTGAGTATGATAACTATTCTCTTTTCTTAGCCGTACAAGGTTTTACTTGGCAGGTCTATTGCGACTTCAGCGGTTATACGGACATCGCGAGGGGTTGCGCCTTTCTTATGGGATTCAACATTCCAGTAAACTTTCGAGCGCCTTTTTTTAGTCAGAACATTCAGGATCTCTGGAGACGTTGGCATATCACACTTGCGACCTGGCTTCGGGATTATATCTATATTCCTCTGGGAGGATCTAGAACTTCCGAACCGAGAGTTTATCTAAACCTAATCGCCACATTTACGTTAGGCGGCTTTTGGCACGGAGCGAGTTGGACCTATGTGATCTGGGGTTTTTGGCACGGTGTTTGTTTGGTTCTGGATCGACTCATGGATAAATTAGGAATTCCTAAATTACCCGAAAAGGGATTATTCTGGTTTGTGGTCCGAGCTTCGTTTATCTATTCTATCTTTGTGATCGGTGCGATTTTTTTCCGTTCTCAAAACCTAGGAGATACTTGGTATATTCTGAAAAACGGTTTACTCTGGATCTCCGAGCCCGCCAAACACGTGTTACGAACCGATTTAGTGGCTCCATTTTTGATCGGAGGATTTCTTTTGCATACTCTGGAGTATTTCGAAAAAACTCCGAGATTCTATTATCGATATAAGAAAACGATCGTGACCGTTTTTCTCATCATCTTGGTTCTTCTCCTTTCCAATTATGCGGGCAAGGGACAAGACTTTATCTACTTTCAGTTTTGA
- a CDS encoding SGNH/GDSL hydrolase family protein, translating to MKEYLAFLKDSKFWIPVLILTFLETGMQFGCYRPFLKKNSYAANVSRITNHVIDKQKEFDPDILIVGTSVAYQGLSLPILNKELEPLGKKIQSIAIPGTELIVQDLAVLKALPHFKKVKTVVHVFEITTPWVGQKILNLHTLAMISEFDRLQVYPRIYNFGYEVKTDDLAYITLKSIAYRRDIQDLILSPSKRIKDIGKRFKNENPDPWDYENSYQEKISMYPIKDVADCVAKTDPANGQPIPKGSDRFHKKAIFDTCVLSSNPLTNAKEDDITRQYFDRLKILHDEIRKIGKENGQEVEIIGVVAPYSQLIQEWRLEERNQVWRRELKRINPSKPISLLDYQTLLDGADNGDYYYDLIHLNKLGMEKLSHTFAKDLKEILVKDKK from the coding sequence ATGAAAGAATATCTTGCATTTTTGAAAGATTCCAAATTTTGGATTCCGGTCTTGATCCTGACTTTTTTAGAAACCGGAATGCAGTTTGGTTGTTACCGACCATTCTTGAAAAAAAATTCATACGCGGCTAACGTTTCTAGAATTACGAATCACGTAATCGATAAACAAAAAGAATTCGATCCCGATATTCTCATCGTAGGAACTTCCGTCGCTTATCAAGGATTGTCGCTTCCGATTCTTAACAAAGAATTGGAACCTCTCGGAAAAAAAATTCAATCCATCGCGATTCCCGGAACCGAACTGATCGTTCAGGATCTCGCCGTATTAAAAGCCCTTCCCCATTTTAAAAAAGTAAAAACCGTCGTTCACGTTTTTGAGATCACGACTCCTTGGGTCGGTCAGAAAATTCTAAATCTTCATACGCTCGCGATGATATCCGAGTTCGATCGTTTGCAAGTTTATCCGCGAATTTACAATTTCGGTTACGAAGTCAAAACCGACGATCTCGCTTACATCACTTTGAAGTCGATCGCTTATCGAAGAGACATTCAGGATTTGATCTTGAGTCCTTCCAAACGAATCAAGGATATCGGAAAACGTTTTAAAAATGAGAATCCGGATCCTTGGGACTACGAGAATTCTTACCAAGAAAAAATCAGTATGTATCCGATCAAAGACGTTGCGGATTGTGTGGCGAAGACCGATCCAGCGAACGGACAACCGATCCCAAAAGGTTCGGATCGATTTCATAAAAAGGCAATCTTTGATACCTGCGTTTTATCGAGCAATCCTCTGACGAACGCAAAAGAAGACGATATCACAAGACAATACTTTGACCGCCTCAAGATTCTACACGACGAGATTCGAAAGATCGGAAAAGAAAACGGACAAGAGGTTGAAATCATCGGAGTAGTCGCTCCTTACAGCCAACTCATTCAAGAATGGAGACTCGAAGAAAGAAATCAAGTCTGGAGACGAGAATTGAAAAGAATCAACCCATCCAAACCGATTTCTCTTCTCGATTATCAAACCCTTTTGGACGGAGCCGACAACGGAGATTATTATTACGACTTGATCCATCTCAACAAGTTAGGAATGGAAAAGTTAAGTCATACGTTTGCAAAAGATCTGAAAGAGATTCTCGTTAAGGACAAGAAATGA
- a CDS encoding MBOAT family O-acyltransferase, producing the protein MLFNSLHFLFFFPVVLILNHLLKGKIQRIFLLGASFYFYMSWRKEFILLLLYSIVIDYFASLKISGSPQGSKARKIWLVLSLITNLGLLAYFKYTNFLLGVVNDLTPIAGFKFAYYDIILPVGISFYTFQSMSYTIDVYRGQIEAKKSFLDFALYVSFFPQLVAGPIVRAQTFFRDLDMPLPVNKEDIQIAFCQILIGFTRKIVFADNLAKVVDFTFKNHATLNPIEIWTGALAFGWQIYFDFAGYTDIAIGVARLFGYKFDPNFNFPMVARNITDHWSRWHISFSTWIRDYIFIPLGGSRGSVFLTYRNIFITWFFAGVWHGAAYHYIGWGLWQGIMILVNREYGRTKVATFLNEKGGRVYDIAARVFTMFCLSFGFIMFRAETMEKAIPMMKALVFWVPGGFSSVKGYTNYTYGLLLLVCFAASYLFAKNNIEKIVESRWKFILFFLANVFMLLIFGITESQSFLYFAF; encoded by the coding sequence ATGCTCTTTAATTCCCTTCACTTTTTATTTTTTTTCCCCGTAGTTCTCATTCTCAATCATCTGCTCAAGGGCAAGATTCAAAGAATCTTTCTCTTGGGAGCGAGCTTTTATTTTTACATGTCTTGGAGAAAAGAATTCATCCTTCTTTTGCTCTACTCGATCGTTATCGATTATTTCGCTTCCTTAAAAATTTCCGGGTCTCCTCAAGGTTCGAAAGCGAGAAAGATTTGGCTCGTTCTTTCTCTTATCACGAACCTCGGTCTACTCGCCTACTTTAAGTATACGAACTTTCTCTTGGGAGTCGTCAACGACCTCACTCCGATCGCGGGTTTTAAATTTGCTTATTACGATATCATTCTTCCGGTTGGAATTTCGTTTTATACGTTTCAATCCATGAGTTATACGATCGACGTCTATCGCGGACAGATCGAAGCCAAAAAATCGTTTCTCGATTTTGCGTTGTATGTTTCTTTCTTTCCGCAACTCGTAGCGGGACCGATCGTTCGTGCGCAGACTTTCTTTCGAGATTTGGATATGCCTCTTCCGGTCAATAAGGAAGACATTCAAATCGCGTTCTGTCAGATTCTGATCGGATTTACGAGAAAGATCGTATTCGCGGACAACTTAGCCAAGGTAGTCGATTTTACGTTTAAAAATCACGCGACTCTCAATCCGATCGAAATTTGGACGGGTGCTCTTGCCTTTGGTTGGCAGATCTACTTTGACTTCGCGGGTTATACGGACATAGCAATCGGAGTCGCCAGATTGTTCGGTTATAAGTTTGATCCGAACTTCAACTTTCCGATGGTCGCAAGAAACATTACGGATCACTGGTCTCGTTGGCATATCTCTTTTTCCACTTGGATCCGGGATTACATCTTTATCCCGTTAGGCGGTTCCAGAGGGTCCGTATTCTTAACGTATCGAAATATTTTTATCACTTGGTTCTTTGCCGGAGTTTGGCACGGCGCGGCGTATCACTACATCGGCTGGGGTTTATGGCAGGGAATTATGATTCTTGTCAATCGAGAATACGGAAGAACCAAGGTCGCTACATTCTTAAATGAAAAAGGCGGAAGGGTTTACGATATCGCCGCGAGAGTTTTTACGATGTTTTGTCTATCGTTCGGATTTATCATGTTCCGCGCGGAGACGATGGAAAAAGCGATCCCGATGATGAAGGCGCTTGTGTTCTGGGTTCCCGGCGGATTCTCTTCCGTAAAAGGTTATACCAATTATACATACGGACTTTTACTCTTAGTTTGTTTTGCAGCTTCTTATCTTTTTGCAAAAAATAACATTGAGAAGATTGTGGAAAGTCGTTGGAAGTTTATTCTATTCTTCTTGGCAAACGTATTTATGCTTTTGATTTTTGGAATCACGGAAAGCCAGAGCTTTCTCTACTTTGCGTTTTAG
- a CDS encoding LIC20162 family protein: MKQNEKRIYSGWDSLNANDTSFGVPVYLRINPIPPTLITLLVGAILYGCYLLGGLSALYLQKFTDFLLIPKVLNLPILQNPLLYQSVGYLTFGYIGLAFVLDWIRFINRTCFTRVGLKGDLLSVETRSFFGKDVFQWNRKQSGVQIVHKTGVLRKLLGLERIWIVTPDLRSESVASQSGILSPYFFRGQNRNFISSLF; the protein is encoded by the coding sequence ATGAAACAAAATGAGAAACGAATTTATTCCGGATGGGATTCTTTGAACGCAAACGACACGTCCTTCGGAGTTCCGGTCTATTTAAGAATCAATCCGATTCCCCCCACCTTGATAACTCTGCTCGTCGGTGCCATTCTCTACGGTTGTTATCTGCTTGGCGGTTTGTCCGCCTTGTATCTTCAGAAGTTCACGGATTTTTTGTTGATCCCGAAGGTTTTGAATCTTCCGATCCTACAAAACCCTCTGTTGTATCAAAGTGTAGGATATCTTACGTTCGGATATATCGGTCTCGCCTTTGTTCTGGATTGGATTCGTTTTATCAATCGGACTTGTTTTACGCGCGTTGGGCTCAAAGGTGATCTTTTGTCCGTGGAAACAAGAAGTTTTTTTGGAAAGGACGTGTTTCAGTGGAATCGCAAACAGAGCGGAGTTCAGATCGTTCACAAAACGGGTGTTTTGCGAAAACTTCTGGGTTTGGAAAGAATCTGGATCGTAACCCCCGATTTGAGATCGGAAAGTGTCGCGTCGCAGTCAGGAATTCTTTCTCCGTATTTTTTCCGCGGTCAAAATCGTAATTTTATTTCTTCTTTATTTTAA
- a CDS encoding glycosyltransferase family 4 protein — MTIRTNELKYKPRVGVDVRPLAYGITGNSRYLAEVLRRLITNESPLEYYLYSNKPIHTVFYDILSNQNSRFFLTGKLPGIAWLNWTIPRRIKKDRLDLFWGTLQLLPLSCGGALTAVNYHDLNFRSAPETMTTANYWQHRILSPRTLKKADLVFCLSENTRNDILKFKPALDPKLKVVYPGVDSFPVLREPLRKLPGNFLFTIGTLEPRKNLGTLVSAYRALKKEDPSFPYPLVIAGRLGWKSEGLTELLKEGTLESEGIYFVENPADEVLAWLYRNCVSFLFPSIHEGFGLPLLEALREGKLCVASDIPVFHEILDRKVDLFAEPLSVNSWVLALSELKKRKLERPEVWNASEWTWDQTAKKIEDGLIDLWKHRKDLHHQKYETK; from the coding sequence ATGACGATCCGAACGAACGAACTCAAATACAAACCTAGGGTGGGTGTGGACGTGCGTCCCCTCGCCTACGGGATCACCGGAAATTCAAGATATCTCGCTGAGGTTTTGAGAAGGTTGATCACGAACGAATCTCCCTTGGAATACTATCTCTATTCTAACAAACCGATTCATACAGTATTTTATGATATTCTTTCAAACCAAAACTCGAGATTTTTTCTAACGGGAAAACTTCCGGGTATCGCTTGGTTGAATTGGACGATTCCAAGAAGAATCAAAAAAGATCGTCTCGATCTTTTTTGGGGAACTCTTCAATTGTTGCCTCTCTCCTGCGGAGGTGCGTTGACCGCGGTCAACTATCACGATTTGAATTTTCGTTCCGCTCCGGAGACGATGACGACCGCGAACTACTGGCAACACCGGATTCTTTCTCCCAGAACTTTAAAAAAAGCGGATCTTGTGTTTTGTCTTTCTGAAAATACGCGCAACGATATTCTCAAATTCAAACCAGCATTGGATCCAAAGTTGAAGGTGGTTTATCCGGGAGTGGATTCCTTTCCGGTTCTTCGAGAACCTCTGCGAAAACTTCCTGGAAATTTTTTATTTACTATTGGAACCCTCGAACCTCGTAAGAATCTGGGGACTCTTGTCTCCGCGTATCGTGCTCTTAAAAAAGAAGATCCTTCGTTTCCTTATCCGCTCGTGATCGCGGGTCGTTTAGGATGGAAGTCCGAAGGTCTAACCGAGTTATTAAAAGAAGGAACCTTGGAATCGGAAGGAATTTATTTCGTAGAAAATCCGGCTGATGAAGTGCTCGCTTGGTTGTATCGAAACTGCGTTTCCTTTTTGTTCCCTTCGATTCACGAAGGATTTGGTCTTCCGCTTTTGGAAGCGCTTCGAGAAGGCAAACTCTGCGTGGCATCCGATATTCCCGTCTTTCATGAAATTTTAGATCGAAAGGTGGACTTGTTTGCGGAACCTCTCAGCGTAAATTCTTGGGTTCTTGCTTTATCCGAACTCAAAAAGAGAAAGTTGGAAAGACCGGAAGTTTGGAACGCTTCCGAATGGACTTGGGATCAGACCGCAAAAAAAATCGAAGACGGTTTGATCGATCTTTGGAAACACAGAAAGGATTTGCATCATCAAAAATATGAAACAAAATGA
- a CDS encoding glycosyltransferase family 87 protein — translation MQLRDRKTWILLGTILFFSLLFINGISKSGNRSDFRDYYNASVRFTEGNNLYNLEQIDEILGKLQTGEIKVEEAFTPKVFMQLKDMMEGLGSYIYPPTFAFLLIPISFLPYQVASAIFLSLNFLALLGFLYILSIRLPIKGNLIFIVVLCLLNLRFLENHQNNNQVGFLLMFLILASIHTKKDWLSGLLLGLAIVIKLTPGAFVLFFLMQRRYWAVFYTFVFSVFWILLPCIYAPSFTIEMTLTWKQLILDNYLKSPLFRAWKNNQSLNATLAKYFLNYADVLNQSQLGYPLAELPEKAVKGIYYILSLGLVIPFFWKIFAKRKEELTLGCLFVFSIIFSGISWVHAFVFLLYPSAILLNRLWSFVEVKVLPVWKTVSDSFWKKCLVSIKILYTNDKVSFVFLIGSIGILLCNRSVIGGGTEEKLMMASYLLYFAIFQYVLLLFTQDKESQTEK, via the coding sequence ATGCAATTGAGAGACCGAAAAACCTGGATCCTTTTGGGAACGATTTTGTTTTTCTCCCTCCTCTTCATCAATGGGATTTCCAAATCCGGAAACCGTTCCGATTTCAGAGACTACTACAACGCTTCCGTCCGTTTTACCGAAGGAAATAACTTATACAATCTAGAACAGATCGATGAGATCCTCGGAAAACTTCAAACGGGAGAAATCAAAGTCGAAGAAGCGTTTACTCCTAAAGTTTTTATGCAACTCAAAGACATGATGGAAGGTTTGGGTTCTTATATCTATCCGCCTACGTTTGCGTTTTTGTTGATTCCGATTTCTTTTCTTCCTTACCAAGTCGCCTCGGCGATTTTTTTGAGCCTGAACTTTTTGGCGCTTCTGGGTTTTTTATACATCCTTTCGATCCGTCTTCCCATCAAAGGAAATTTGATTTTTATCGTCGTTCTTTGTCTTCTCAATCTTCGCTTTTTAGAAAATCATCAGAACAACAATCAAGTCGGTTTTCTTTTGATGTTTTTGATTTTGGCTTCCATACATACAAAGAAGGATTGGTTGTCCGGTTTATTGCTCGGACTTGCGATCGTGATCAAGTTGACTCCGGGAGCCTTTGTGCTTTTCTTTTTGATGCAAAGACGTTACTGGGCCGTTTTTTATACGTTTGTATTTTCGGTTTTCTGGATTCTTCTTCCTTGTATTTATGCTCCGAGTTTTACGATCGAGATGACCTTGACTTGGAAACAGTTGATCTTAGACAATTATCTCAAGTCTCCTCTCTTTCGCGCTTGGAAGAATAATCAGAGTTTGAACGCGACTCTCGCAAAATATTTTCTCAACTACGCGGATGTTCTCAATCAATCCCAACTCGGATATCCTCTTGCGGAACTTCCCGAAAAAGCTGTAAAAGGAATTTATTATATTCTTTCCTTGGGTCTTGTGATTCCTTTTTTCTGGAAAATTTTTGCGAAACGAAAGGAGGAATTGACTCTCGGTTGTTTGTTCGTCTTTTCGATCATCTTTAGCGGAATTTCTTGGGTGCACGCGTTTGTTTTTCTTTTATATCCTTCCGCGATTCTTCTCAACCGACTTTGGTCTTTTGTAGAAGTGAAAGTGTTGCCCGTTTGGAAAACCGTATCGGATTCTTTCTGGAAGAAATGTTTAGTCTCGATCAAAATCTTGTATACGAATGATAAAGTGAGTTTTGTCTTTTTGATCGGATCGATCGGAATTCTTCTGTGCAATCGGTCCGTGATCGGCGGAGGAACTGAAGAAAAATTGATGATGGCTTCTTATCTTCTTTACTTTGCGATCTTTCAGTATGTTCTTCTTTTGTTTACTCAAGACAAAGAATCACAAACGGAAAAATAA
- the queA gene encoding tRNA preQ1(34) S-adenosylmethionine ribosyltransferase-isomerase QueA — protein MLFSDLEEFEFELPEDRIARYPAKNRDESRLMVVKVGSGEIHTENTFKNIIAYLREGDVLIGNHTKVSKRRVYLKNQLRTHEAMFLETKDGLWRCKIRNSRKLKTGDRLQDVKTGLRLFQVEGKEDEFVFLKSEKELKEEDFQEIGEIPIPPYLKRDADAEDEIRYQTLFAKTPGSVAAPTAGLHFSESLFEILKEKKIRICTLELTVGYGTFQPLTEENFQNKKLHREEFFLEESSASILNLAKKEGRRILSIGTTTLRALESTYDPLTKTFRSGHGATELFLQPEDKLQSCEGLITNFHLPGSSLLLLVSAFAGKELILRSYQKAIQEEFRFYSYGDAMLILS, from the coding sequence ATGTTGTTTTCCGATCTTGAAGAATTTGAATTTGAACTCCCCGAGGATAGAATCGCTCGTTATCCGGCAAAGAATCGAGACGAGAGTCGACTCATGGTGGTCAAGGTTGGGTCCGGAGAAATCCACACCGAAAACACATTCAAAAATATCATCGCTTATCTGAGAGAAGGCGACGTGTTGATCGGGAATCATACGAAAGTAAGTAAGCGCCGCGTTTATCTCAAAAACCAACTTCGAACCCACGAAGCGATGTTCTTGGAAACCAAGGACGGACTTTGGAGATGTAAGATTCGAAATTCTCGAAAACTAAAAACGGGAGATCGGCTTCAAGACGTTAAGACAGGACTTCGGCTTTTTCAAGTGGAAGGAAAAGAAGACGAATTTGTTTTTTTAAAATCGGAGAAAGAACTAAAAGAAGAAGACTTTCAAGAGATCGGTGAAATTCCGATTCCTCCGTATTTAAAAAGAGACGCGGATGCGGAAGATGAAATTCGTTATCAGACTCTTTTTGCAAAAACTCCCGGATCTGTTGCAGCTCCTACAGCGGGTCTTCATTTTTCGGAATCTCTTTTTGAAATTCTAAAAGAAAAAAAAATTCGGATCTGCACCTTAGAACTCACCGTAGGTTACGGAACCTTTCAACCTCTCACGGAAGAAAATTTTCAAAATAAAAAATTACATCGTGAAGAATTCTTTCTGGAAGAATCGAGCGCTTCCATTCTTAACCTCGCGAAAAAAGAAGGAAGAAGAATTCTTTCCATCGGAACCACGACGCTTCGAGCCTTGGAATCCACATACGATCCTCTTACAAAAACGTTTCGCTCCGGCCACGGCGCGACCGAACTTTTTTTACAACCGGAAGATAAACTTCAGAGTTGCGAAGGTCTGATCACAAATTTTCATCTTCCGGGTTCGAGTCTTCTTTTGCTCGTGTCCGCGTTCGCAGGGAAAGAACTGATCTTACGCTCGTATCAAAAAGCGATCCAAGAAGAATTTAGATTCTATTCTTACGGAGACGCGATGCTGATCCTCTCTTAG